AAGTGGTAATTACTTATGAATTTCTATTGTTATATTTGGCAAAACAAGTTGTAATTACACAATATAATTACACCAAATTCTCATGGGGCTATGAGAATTATAACGTATAATTGGTACTCCCAATTACCTCTAATTACATATGTAATTATATGGTGAGACAAACACACCAAATTGAGTAATTACTTGGAATTACACtcaatttcaattataaaatggtTTTCTATACACACCCTAAATGAAAATTGCATTTTGATTGTTAATTTGGCTAGTATAAAAAACACAATTAAAGTTTATATTATTTTCGTAGCCATCTTGTAGACTCATTAATGTAAATTGTTGGGTTGTATAATGTAGCTGTAAATTGTTTGACTTTTAGTACAGAATAATATTGTTGGATGTTATTTTGTAGATTTTCATTTTAAAGTTTGGTGGAGATTATTATTCATGGGTGGTAAAATTACACTTGggttattttataatttatactTAACGTTGAACTAACTAATTACAAAATTatcttaaaaattattaaataataaatccTGAAAATATCATTTAGAATAGAATGTTGAAATAAGATTTTTAAATCTAGTGTCAAATAAAATCATTGATAATAACGGAGGTTGTTTGGTTCGAGGTGTAAAAATGTTTTCTTTATAGCCAAAGCCACCATACCaatggaaaaataaataaataaatccttAATTTATGTACCCATTAAAATGCAAATGCATATAGGCTTACTCAAAATGACGTAAATTATATAATTTTCCAAATAATTTTATGCAAAAAAGAATTGGTCTAACAAATAACAGAAAGCAATTACAACATTTAACATTAGCAACAACGGCATAATTTACACAACCAAAGCCATATTTTTTCTTTAACCCATGTGCTCAGTTGGTGGCATAAACAAGGAAAAGAGAATAGAAAACAGAGCAAATACACTAACAAATGTTGTGGAATCCTTGTTTTCATTTCCGGGCTCTTCCTCTAGATTTGGAATCGAAGTGGTGAGCCCTGAGCTTCTTCTTGCGCACCAATGTTGTGGTACCTCCACCCTCTCTGAAGGGCATCCCCATGAGAGCTAATAGTCTTTGGCCTTCTTTATCTGTTTTAGCAGTTGTGACAATGCAAACATCCATTCCCATGGGCTTACCAAGGGCATCAAACCTGATCTCCGGGAACACACTCTGTTCACGAATTCCGACAGAGTAATTCCCATGTCCATCAAAACTATTTGCATTCACACCCTGAAAATCCCTTGTCCTAGGAAATGCCAAGTTAACAAGGCGATCGAGGAATGAGTACATCACCTTCAAAATTTGAGAAGAAGCAATGAGTTACGGCATAAGATTCATTTTGTTATGCTTTAACTGAAATGATATTGAAAGTAATAGCAGAATGAAACACTTTCTAGTTTCTTGAATATAACTTTACAAAAGCTTCACATGACTCGAAATGAGATGCGCGATGCATATAAACTAATTGGTTAAGCCCAGGCTCCGCAGCAAAGTAGTCATtacaactttcttcccatttccattttttTCATTTTGACCACAACACTAGTGTGATCCTATTGAGCTAGTAGTGTCATACAACCACATAATCAGCTAGAGTTccatttaagaaaataaaaaatcctCCCCTTCCAACTAAAGAAGATAGATGGTGAAATAAATGATTAATCAACAATGAAAGTTCAGAACCATTTAATTTTTTCATGATGAAATAATATCTTAAGTAATTTTAGACACTTGGAAGACTCTGCCATGAAAGGAAAACGAAAAAACTATCAAGCTCCTCATGTTGACACCATTTATGATTGTCCACTGACTTGTAACCAACGAACTGTTACCAAAAACATAATTTTACTGCAAATGAAAGTATAAAATGGTTATTGTATAAAGCTAGCAAAGAGAATTCCAAGTTACTAAACATTTCTAGTACTAGCGACCCTGACATTTTCTTCCGGTACAACATCAGGGTATCCCTTCAATAATGAAATGCAAAAGAAATGGATGCTTATGATAGATAAAACAAGTCAAGTTGTTTCTGACAGACAACAATAAGAATCAACAAGAATGAGCAAAGAAATCACTGTCAAACTAAAATTCAATACTTGAACAGACAAAATGCTCACATTTCCTCTAAGTGTGACAGCAATCCCTAGCGGTTGACCTTCTCTGATCTTGAAGGTGGCAATGGAATTCCTTGCTCGTGTCCTTACAGGTCTCTGCCCAGTAATGAGTGCCATATCATTCATTGCTGCATCGAGCCCTTTTGCATTTTGCTGAGCATCTCCAATACCAGAGTTCACCACAATCTTCTCTACCTTTGGAACCTACACAGTTCCCGTACCAAACATTTGTGGGGAACAAAGGAAAAAAATTGCTAAAAATAACAAGAATGGTATAGCAGGCATTATATCTAGAGGAAACCTAAACAAATAGGCTTCTTTTACTTGAATAAGCTCAACTGTTTAGTATTCGATTTTTCTTAGCAACCaaacaaaaacccaaaaaccataatTCAGTAAAcaatcaaactctctctctctctctctctctctctctcttctctaaaggagaagaaaaataaaaataaaaagttataCACAAAATACGCCATTTTGAAAGTCACTTCTTGTATAAACCTGTCTTTCAGACCACACCATACTCCAGTTGACGACGCTAACACCCTACACTCAACCACGCATAATAtactatttcacaaaataaacttCTTTTTTTGTTTCAAATTGATATAGcaaataataaaatcaaataGTTAGTCTCCTAATTTTCGTCCAAAATAAGCTAACCAAAAATGCACCCAAATAATCATGTCTACAAAAGGGtcctatttttttcttttttccaacCCAAATGCAAAAATGAAGGACGCCATTGCACAAAGAATCACAAGAACAAACAAATTAACATCAAGATAATATATGTTCGTTTCACCTCGAGGATGTTCTTGTAGGAAAACTCTTCCATGAGCAGAGGAACAATTTTCTCGAGGTAAGTGTTTTTGAGCCGTTGGACCTTCTCATACTCAGACTTCTCCACCAACACAGGTCTCGCCATGGCTCTGACCGAGACAATCCCGCATCCATTTCCGATGTTCCCGTGAGGGATTCGTGCAGAAAACAATGGAGGTTGAATGGCCGGGAACTGGCCGTGAAACGACGACGTACTGGACCCTAAGAGCGAAGGGGACGCCATGTAAATGAAGCTTCGTTATCTATTTTTCTCACTATATGAATTTGAGAGGCTTTTGCAGTGTAGAGATGGGTTTAGCGAGAAAGCTGGGGAAAGAGCCTAGAATTCAACTTTATTTACTATAATGCCAATACCAGTGTTCTCTTGATTGGTTTTTTCGTAGATAATTTTAAGCTCGGGGGTAGATATTTGTGGTTATCTTCGCAAATGAAATGGGATAAGATATTGGGCCTTCTCGATGAATTTAATAGAAACAAAATTTTACTACTttttttcacttatttttctccatttctattttaaaaaatattaggaAATTTTACCGTGCACCCAAAAAAGGGTGTATCGGTGCACTTGGCAagggattatttatttataatcctaattattttatatttttagtctCTCTCTCTTGGATTTGAAGGATTTAGTCCTTTATCTATTTTTAGTCATTGGATCCATGATGGATGGTAGGATTATAGTGTTAGGTTGAGGATGTGTTAAAATACACATATACCTCTTGATAACCTCTTGATAACCCATTGACAACTCTTAGGAACTGACTACCGTTTCcactcttaattttttttatgatttttttaattgaaaacaaAGAACAGTCGTTCTTCCCCTCTGAATATACCTCGGTCTATCTCTCCCTCCCCATTGTTTTTTTTAGTCGGAGTTTTGTGTTAAAATTGTTGAATAGTAGGTGGATTGATGCGTTTAATTGATGGTGGAGGTTGAGTGAACTAATTTTCATTTTGAATGTCGTGggtttccttcattcttttcctCTGTTTTTTCGTACATTGTCCAGGAACGAAGCTACCTTGTTTTCCATCTGTGGTTGCATTTGTCTTACatttgttcttcttatttttcCCATTTTGTGCCCTAATTTTGTTTGTCTTCTCATATTTTAAATTTCGTCATATAGAATTTCTGTTTTGCTTACTAAATTTGGTGGATGCAGATCATTTGTTTCTTGTTTTGTTCCATTGATTTTAATTCATTCTCTTGCTCATTCTCACTCCCATCAAGCAACACACCCACTCAGAGGTATTTGATCGTCCCAATAGGTGGTCCATGACAGAGGTACTCTTCCCTACTTCCACCCGTTCTTCTAAAGTCGTGGAGAGGtaatctctctctatatttccttttttttatgGATTCAGTTAGAGCACCAAATGTTTGATGCAATGCCTATTTgcctatttttatattttattttgtctaTGTAAATGAAGAATGAATTGAATCTCTATGTTGTAATTTTGAGACTAATACATGCATTTTGGCTGGAGTGATGTTTTAAGCCATATATTTTCCAttgactttgttttttttttttttgaagaaaaagttgttttgcagtagcagtagcagtagtagtagtagcagcctATGATGAATTCAGACCCTGATGAGAGAAGTAGTtcctctgactctcgaggaccaccggcaccaccggcccccagggacgacgaggacatgtacttgtagagtcccagaatttacttagtagtagtagtagtagtagtagctagtagtagttatagtatgttcattactatggattttgctttaagccgggacttagttggaaactcatagcaacaattatggattttatatgtttaacctatagtttaagaatattaattataacataaggtttgattaatatagctgattataaagatgttatttattatactataaggtttagatagaattaataagaacatgacacttgtcgtgcatgtttatttaaggatttaattacagtttaaataaaagaaagttcgagaaagctctagaatcttccaagaccattaggagcgTGACATTTGttacaatcttgtttatttgtggattatgttgttatttagataattaaatagattttttcgtaactttaggatactgtaacttccgacctatttttgacccagttatgttatgaatttcgaaaaatagtatttctagaaagttgtagataattgaattagctttctaacggtataaagatggtctaaatcggagtcctacaactccagttatgttgattttactacaagtgagtttagagttatgagatttagaaagttagaataggattctattttatttaaataaaatacagatctagaaactctataaccttccagaaccactaagagcatgacacttgtcataatcatgtttatttaaggatttaagtatttttttaataggataatttcactcctcaaactctataaataggaccgagtacccagcccttcctctcattcttcaagctgtgatcaaagactccaaggtgctagtgagaccatagagtgatatacacttgggttgggaaaaaactttgccattcttaagctttatgaAATACTCGGGAAGTGAAGATTAGTAtgtttcggtattgaagttagatcaatccataaggtcaactaaggtactcttattctttaagttcaatcccttaaaactctttagtttctttagtccttttattcggatcctaacttgtgatattggttttgattaggctcttgaaacttaaagatctttcttggtaagttttgtcttgaaggtttagtttccacatttattctttactctttagaaatactcacaatttttattgttggttttaggagtgttccaagtcccgcatttgttctcatatcccggttttggtaaggaaaataagatagtttctatatgcttatgtgtatgtttatgtataatatgtttatgctatagtacgctatgttatgtttatctggggctcatagttgcttagtgccttggtgtttatcatttttatgtttatagttatgatttaccctacctcaaatattagacaggggacctagatggattatcatatactatcatgtgatctaccctacctcagatattagacaggggacctagatgcgttatcatatactatcatgtgatctaacctacctcagatattagatagaggacgtagatggtttatcacatgtcttaatggtcattaatagtgtagtcctatatggtatacgtctttatagtcatatgttcatatgtttatgtttatgtttatgatatatgtttttatagtcatatgtttttagtgtatgcttatgatttattatgtatgttttagatagtattatgttttatagtatatgatgtagttttatgctcatgtatgtgatgtatgtttttagtaggttttccttgctgggcattaagctcattcctttatttttagtgtgatgcaggaaattaAATATGGAgagcggaaggattcttggaagcttggcatgtgtgttgaggatgaacggattGAGTGGATtgcatgtcgatcgaggatgatgtttattttagtcttttaaattatgttttgatgtaattccgcaattagtatttaaagtttatgttttttttgttttatcaaacaatgtttttacgttttaaataatgggtacccataccatattttacattctattttgtaatatttactttggaattttaataaagttattattatttcttatgtatgttttcttcaaagtagcactaagtctagtagttttaatagtccaaggtcttagaaatagttgggttatTACAATACTACAACCCTGAATgatatgtccctattgtggagcttgaaaaccgtcagctgcgaaagcagttggcggaggccaagaaacgtaacgaggagctaGCCAGACTGGCTGccgaggcgcaggcggctcagtcTCCGCCTCCGCCTGAGGCCCAAGCTCCACCTCCACGAGATGTTCATTTTCCAccacgcaggcctcgtgggcgacctcgcaaaaacgCTGCCACACGAAGAATGGAACCTCCGCCACCTACAGAACAGCCTGCTCCCTcaaggccccagagaagtacccgggctggagctcctgccaactcaactgctgaggttgataactctataaaatagagttattttaccactttttatgtgctaattgttgcttaatccttgagtttttaattgatttatcaagtttttaagtgattttgaatttattaggttaattttgatttttatatatttttatgtgtttttatagtatattattgaaaaatgttatagtttaattatttaaaaataatattgttaagttaggaataaaaatatgtaattttgagcttaaatgtttaagtaaattaaattttaattaatattttcattgaacttttgttgtatatttcattattgaaaatatttagttttaatttaatttatgtttgttttatagggaattttttgtatgatatttgctcttgaaaagcaagaagaatggtgaaaaaaatggcatttctaCAAAGGGAAAGCAAGGAAAGTGGTATTTCTCCATGCCCAAGCAAGGCCCACTGCTCAGGCTCGCCAGTTGCCTCTGCCTTCAGCAAGTCCAGCAGGCCCAACACCAACGCCAGCTGTCCACCCATTTGCATCAACCTGAATCCCTCTTCATCAGCAACGCCAGCTTCAGCCCCAAGTCAAATGCCACCTCACATTCAGCAATCCCACTCCAAGCACTCTCCAGTGGCTCTTCAACATATAGCATGCTCCTCATCACGCTTGGCACTCACCTGAAGCAATTAATCCAAGGCCCAATGCCAATTTTCTCCCAATCCATTCGGGCCCAATCACACAGCCCACAACAGCTGCCAATTTGCACCCCATGCCAGCCTAGACCAAGCTGCCAATAgccaccaaaaggccaaaaaccacatttttattcccaatatttttcactcaaatatcaattcacttttctctatttttctcacctaaataaacattcctaattcattttttttaccctagctt
This genomic interval from Humulus lupulus chromosome 8, drHumLupu1.1, whole genome shotgun sequence contains the following:
- the LOC133796762 gene encoding large ribosomal subunit protein uL5c, translating into MASPSLLGSSTSSFHGQFPAIQPPLFSARIPHGNIGNGCGIVSVRAMARPVLVEKSEYEKVQRLKNTYLEKIVPLLMEEFSYKNILEVPKVEKIVVNSGIGDAQQNAKGLDAAMNDMALITGQRPVRTRARNSIATFKIREGQPLGIAVTLRGNVMYSFLDRLVNLAFPRTRDFQGVNANSFDGHGNYSVGIREQSVFPEIRFDALGKPMGMDVCIVTTAKTDKEGQRLLALMGMPFREGGGTTTLVRKKKLRAHHFDSKSRGRARK